Proteins encoded together in one Primulina tabacum isolate GXHZ01 unplaced genomic scaffold, ASM2559414v2 Contig434, whole genome shotgun sequence window:
- the LOC142534232 gene encoding transport protein particle 20 kDa subunit-like encodes MASTACFMIVSKNDIPIYEAEVGTVPKKEDAAHLHQFILDAALDIVQDVAWTTSAMFLKAIDRFDDLVVSVHVTAGHTRLMLLHDSRNDDGIKSFFQEVHELYMKTVLNPLYLPGSRITSSHFDTKVRALARKYL; translated from the exons ATGGCAAGTACTGCGTGCTTCATGATAGTAAGCAAAAATGATATCCCCATTTACGAAGCTGAAGTTGGTACAGTTCCCAAA AAAGAGGATGCTGCTCATCTACACCAATTCATATTAGATGCTGCTTTAGACATTGTTCAAGATGTGGCGTGGACTACAAGTGCTAT GTTTCTGAAAGCAATTGATAGATTTGATGATTTGGTGGTGTCTGTACACGTAACTGCAGGTCATA CTCGACTGATGCTGCTCCACGATTCTCGTAATGATGATGGAATTAAGAGCTTCTTCCAAGAGGTTCATGAGTTATACATGAAG ACTGTTCTCAATCCCCTTTATCTTCCTGGGAGTCGCATCACTTCATCACATTTCGACACGAAAGTTCGAGCCCTTGCTAGAAAATATCTATGA
- the LOC142534233 gene encoding MAPK kinase substrate protein At1g80180-like gives MAGLQRSAVSFRRQGSSGLVWNEKLNQLINQQNQDAAATGTGLRIERSRSTGGEKGFSSGKVTSTAEPPSPKVSACGFCAVAFGKHDQKNRHPRPPRSGKRAM, from the coding sequence atgGCAGGTTTGCAGAGATCTGCAGTATCATTTAGGAGACAAGGATCCTCGGGATTGGTATGGAACGAGAAGCTGAATCAGCTCATTAATCAACAAAATCAAGACGCAGCGGCAACCGGCACAGGATTAAGGATCGAAAGGAGCCGATCCACAGGAGGAGAAAAGGGTTTCAGCTCCGGAAAGGTGACTTCAACCGCTGAGCCACCGTCTCCTAAGGTTTCTGCTTGTGGGTTCTGCGCCGTCGCTTTCGGAAAACATGATCAAAAGAACCGCCATCCGCGGCCACCGAGGTCCGGTAAGCGCGCGATGTGA